One genomic segment of Caloranaerobacter ferrireducens includes these proteins:
- a CDS encoding threonine/serine ThrE exporter family protein: protein MESLNDIKKLLVMAILAGKVMLKNGAETYRVEDTIKRICKSRNIDFAEAFVTPTGIFLSVEYKGEVLTYIKRIKNIKFDLNKIALVNEFSRQFVNSNMSIDKGFEILNDIDNIKTYRKSIRLVFGGFAGSFFTLLFKGSFTDFISAFVISSTVVLVMEYLNKKNFTFFLSNIIGGCIATILSIISVTSGFGTNMDKIIIGSIMTLVPGVAITNAIRDSIGGDFLSGVSRGLEAIIVASAIAFGVGATLKLFFILFGGM, encoded by the coding sequence ATGGAATCATTAAACGATATCAAAAAACTACTAGTTATGGCTATTCTAGCCGGCAAAGTCATGCTCAAAAATGGTGCAGAAACTTACAGAGTTGAAGATACTATAAAAAGAATCTGTAAATCACGAAATATAGATTTTGCAGAAGCTTTTGTTACTCCTACTGGTATATTTCTGTCTGTAGAATATAAAGGAGAAGTATTAACTTATATAAAAAGAATTAAAAATATTAAATTTGATCTTAATAAAATCGCACTAGTTAACGAATTTTCAAGACAATTTGTTAATTCTAATATGTCTATCGATAAAGGTTTTGAAATACTAAATGATATTGATAACATTAAAACCTATCGTAAAAGTATAAGACTTGTATTCGGTGGATTTGCAGGTAGCTTTTTCACTTTATTATTTAAAGGAAGTTTTACAGATTTTATTTCAGCTTTTGTTATAAGTTCTACTGTAGTTTTAGTTATGGAGTACTTAAACAAAAAAAATTTTACTTTCTTTCTTTCTAATATTATAGGTGGTTGTATAGCAACAATACTATCTATTATATCTGTTACTTCAGGTTTTGGTACAAATATGGATAAAATTATTATCGGTTCTATAATGACTTTAGTGCCAGGTGTTGCAATAACTAATGCAATCAGAGACTCAATTGGTGGAGACTTTCTTTCTGGTGTTTCAAGAGGTTTAGAAGCTATAATAGTTGCATCAGCAATAGCCTTTGGCGTTGGTGCTACTTTAAAATTATTTTTTATATTGTTTGGAGGTATGTAA
- a CDS encoding threonine/serine exporter family protein gives MIYIKEFIYAFLSTLGFSIIFNIPKDSIIKSGLTGALGWVIYLFININYSSKVAGAFLGAIAVGMIGEIMARLFKKPATVYIIPGIVPLVPGAGMYYTMLSIIEKNFIEAANFGSETLFIAASISSGIIISTTLNKTIFSLKKNC, from the coding sequence TTGATATATATAAAAGAATTCATTTACGCTTTCTTATCAACATTGGGTTTTTCAATTATTTTTAATATACCAAAAGATTCTATTATAAAATCAGGATTAACTGGTGCATTAGGCTGGGTAATCTATCTTTTTATAAACATCAACTACTCCTCAAAAGTTGCAGGTGCATTCTTAGGAGCTATAGCTGTTGGTATGATAGGAGAAATAATGGCTAGATTATTCAAGAAACCTGCAACTGTATATATAATACCTGGAATAGTCCCACTTGTACCAGGAGCAGGTATGTATTATACGATGCTATCAATTATAGAGAAAAATTTTATCGAAGCTGCTAATTTTGGTAGTGAAACACTATTTATAGCAGCATCTATATCAAGTGGAATTATTATTTCTACTACTTTAAATAAAACTATATTTAGTTTGAAAAAAAACTGCTAA
- a CDS encoding metal-sensitive transcriptional regulator, protein MEVIKNTNDIIVRLRRIEGQIKGIQRMVNEDKCCGDILIQIAAARSALNKVGGLILENYMKDCIKGYLDKNKGDEVIEELIDTMLKYTK, encoded by the coding sequence ATGGAAGTTATAAAGAATACTAATGATATTATAGTTAGGTTAAGAAGAATAGAAGGCCAGATAAAAGGTATTCAGCGTATGGTTAATGAAGATAAATGTTGTGGCGATATTTTGATACAAATAGCAGCAGCTAGATCTGCACTTAATAAAGTTGGAGGATTAATTTTAGAGAATTATATGAAGGATTGTATTAAAGGTTATCTAGATAAAAATAAAGGTGATGAAGTAATAGAAGAATTAATTGATACTATGCTTAAGTATACAAAGTAG
- the hisS gene encoding histidine--tRNA ligase, translating into MTMKAPRGTKDVLPVDSYKWQYLENLFRETCKEFGYKEIRTPIFEHTELFERGVGETTDVVQKEMYTFEDRGGRSITLKPEGTASVVRAYVENKLFAEPQPIKVFYITPVLRYERPQKGRLREHHQFGVEVFGSNSASVDAEVISLVWTVYRKLGVEDIELNINSVGCPKCRKEYNEILKNYLSNKLENLCQTCQVRYEKNPMRIIDCKNEKCQSELKDVPLMIDYLCDECKSHFEQVKDYLSTLNINFIVNPKIVRGLDYYTKTAFEFISTEIGAKSTVCGGGRYDGLVEEIGGPSTPGVGFGMGIERLLLTLENKGIEIPKPERLEVFLVTIGENVEKEAFKILYNLRKEGISAEKDHLGRSIKAQFKYANKLDAKFTLVLGEDELNKGLVKIKNMDTGQQIDIKIEEISKFIKEQGGNR; encoded by the coding sequence ATGACTATGAAAGCACCAAGAGGTACAAAAGATGTATTGCCTGTAGACTCATATAAATGGCAGTATTTAGAAAATTTATTCAGAGAAACATGTAAGGAGTTTGGATATAAAGAAATTAGAACACCAATTTTTGAGCATACAGAGCTATTTGAAAGAGGTGTTGGAGAAACAACTGACGTAGTTCAAAAGGAAATGTATACTTTTGAAGATAGAGGTGGTAGAAGTATAACATTAAAACCTGAAGGGACAGCTTCTGTTGTACGAGCGTATGTAGAAAATAAGTTATTTGCAGAACCACAACCTATTAAGGTTTTTTACATAACTCCAGTTTTGAGATATGAAAGACCACAAAAGGGAAGATTAAGAGAACATCACCAATTTGGAGTAGAAGTTTTTGGGTCAAATAGTGCATCTGTAGATGCAGAAGTTATAAGTTTAGTATGGACAGTTTACAGAAAATTAGGAGTTGAGGATATAGAACTTAATATAAATAGTGTAGGCTGTCCAAAATGTAGAAAAGAATATAATGAAATACTTAAAAACTATTTATCAAATAAGTTGGAAAACTTATGTCAAACATGTCAAGTGAGATATGAAAAAAACCCAATGAGAATTATTGACTGTAAAAATGAAAAATGTCAATCTGAACTAAAAGATGTACCATTGATGATTGATTATTTATGTGATGAGTGCAAAAGTCATTTTGAACAGGTTAAAGATTATTTATCTACTCTTAATATTAACTTTATTGTAAATCCAAAAATAGTGAGAGGATTAGATTACTATACGAAAACAGCTTTTGAATTTATTTCGACTGAAATAGGGGCAAAATCGACCGTTTGTGGTGGCGGAAGATATGATGGACTAGTTGAAGAAATCGGAGGTCCATCAACACCAGGTGTTGGGTTTGGTATGGGTATTGAAAGATTACTATTAACTCTTGAAAATAAAGGCATTGAAATTCCTAAGCCTGAGAGGTTAGAGGTTTTTCTTGTTACAATAGGTGAAAATGTGGAAAAAGAAGCTTTCAAGATACTTTATAATTTAAGGAAAGAAGGAATATCAGCAGAGAAAGATCATTTAGGAAGAAGTATAAAAGCACAATTTAAATATGCAAATAAACTAGATGCTAAATTTACATTAGTGTTAGGAGAAGATGAACTAAATAAAGGATTAGTAAAAATTAAGAATATGGATACTGGTCAGCAAATTGATATTAAGATAGAAGAGATATCTAAATTTATTAAAGAGCAAGGAGGTAATAGATAA
- the aspS gene encoding aspartate--tRNA ligase — MGETMGKLRRTTMCGNLRVEDIGKEVVLMGWVQKRRNLGGLIFVDLRDTTGIVQIVFDKDVSEKAFTKADQIRSEYVIAVKGKVYKRQSINENLPTGEIEVFAEELKILDEAETPPIYIKDNDDVSEAMRLKYRYLDLRKPSMQQKLKIRHKTAKIVRDFLDENNFTEVETPMLTKTTPEGARDYLVPSRVNPGKFYALPQSPQLFKQLLMVSGMDRYYQIVKCFRDEDLRANRQPEFTQIDIEMSFVDVDDVISINEKLLYRIFKEIKGIEIELPIKRMSYNEAMERYGSDKPDLRFGFELKNISDIVENSNFKVFSGTISNGGNVRGINFNGCAEKFSRKEISKLEDFVKTYGAKGLAWIKVTEDGVTSPISKFLSEDEIEAILERMEAKTGDLLMFVADKPSVVFDALGHLRVEVAKRLDIIDKNEFKLVWITDFPLFEYDEEEGRYVAKHHPFTHPVDEDIEFLETAPEKVRAKAYDIVINGDEIGGGSIRINNSQLQERMFKALGFTLEEAWNKFGFLLEAFKYGTPPHGGIAYGFDRLIMLLTDSDNIRDVIAFPKTQNATCLLTNAPSEASNEQLKELHINVEPDNEK, encoded by the coding sequence ATGGGAGAGACAATGGGCAAACTAAGACGTACTACTATGTGTGGTAATTTAAGAGTTGAAGATATTGGTAAAGAAGTTGTGCTAATGGGTTGGGTTCAAAAAAGAAGAAATTTAGGTGGTCTAATTTTTGTGGATTTAAGAGATACAACAGGAATTGTTCAAATAGTTTTTGATAAAGATGTATCAGAAAAGGCTTTTACAAAAGCAGATCAGATTAGAAGTGAATATGTAATCGCAGTAAAAGGAAAGGTCTATAAAAGACAATCTATAAATGAGAATTTACCAACAGGGGAGATAGAAGTATTTGCAGAGGAACTAAAAATATTAGATGAAGCAGAGACTCCACCTATTTATATAAAAGATAATGATGATGTTTCAGAAGCTATGAGATTAAAGTATAGATATCTTGATTTAAGAAAACCATCAATGCAGCAAAAGTTAAAAATTAGGCATAAAACAGCAAAAATTGTAAGAGATTTTTTAGATGAAAATAATTTTACTGAAGTTGAAACTCCTATGCTTACAAAAACAACACCAGAAGGTGCGAGAGATTACCTTGTACCTAGTAGGGTTAATCCGGGCAAATTTTATGCTTTACCTCAGTCACCACAGTTATTTAAACAATTATTAATGGTATCAGGTATGGATAGATATTATCAAATAGTAAAATGTTTTAGAGATGAAGATTTAAGAGCTAATAGGCAGCCTGAATTTACACAAATAGATATTGAAATGTCATTTGTAGATGTAGATGATGTGATTAGTATTAATGAAAAGTTACTATACAGGATTTTTAAAGAAATAAAAGGAATTGAAATAGAATTACCTATAAAAAGAATGAGCTATAACGAAGCAATGGAGAGATATGGTTCTGATAAACCTGATTTAAGATTTGGATTTGAATTAAAAAATATATCTGACATTGTTGAGAATTCAAATTTTAAGGTGTTTTCAGGAACTATCAGTAATGGGGGCAATGTTAGAGGAATTAATTTTAATGGATGTGCTGAAAAATTTAGTAGAAAAGAAATTTCTAAACTAGAAGATTTTGTAAAAACATATGGTGCTAAAGGTCTTGCTTGGATAAAAGTGACTGAAGATGGTGTAACATCTCCAATAAGTAAGTTTTTAAGTGAAGATGAAATTGAAGCTATTTTAGAAAGAATGGAAGCAAAGACAGGCGACTTACTTATGTTCGTTGCAGATAAACCTTCAGTAGTATTTGATGCATTAGGACATTTAAGAGTAGAAGTTGCTAAAAGATTAGATATAATAGATAAAAATGAGTTTAAATTAGTATGGATAACTGATTTCCCACTTTTTGAATATGATGAGGAAGAGGGTAGATATGTAGCTAAACACCATCCATTTACACATCCAGTAGATGAAGATATAGAATTTTTGGAAACTGCACCTGAAAAAGTAAGAGCAAAGGCTTATGATATTGTTATTAATGGAGATGAAATTGGTGGTGGAAGTATAAGAATCAATAATTCTCAGTTACAAGAAAGAATGTTTAAAGCATTAGGTTTTACTTTAGAAGAAGCATGGAATAAATTTGGATTTTTACTTGAAGCATTTAAATATGGTACTCCTCCTCATGGAGGTATTGCATATGGATTTGATAGATTAATAATGTTGCTTACAGATAGTGACAACATAAGGGATGTAATTGCATTCCCTAAAACACAAAATGCAACTTGTTTATTAACAAATGCACCATCTGAAGCTTCAAATGAACAGTTAAAAGAACTACACATAAATGTTGAACCTGATAATGAAAAATAA
- the glyA gene encoding serine hydroxymethyltransferase produces MDFSNLRNFDPEVMQAIEQEIGRQRSKIELIASENFVSPQVMEAMGSQLTNKYAEGYPGKRYYGGCEFVDIVEDLARERLKKLFGAEHANVQPHSGANANLGVYFAVLEPGDKVLGMSLSHGGHLTHGSPVNISGTYFNFISYGVNKDTEMIDYDEVMEIAKRERPKLIVAGASAYPRVIDFKKFREIADAVGAYLMVDMAHIAGLVAAGLHPNPVPYADFVTTTTHKTLRGPRGGVILCKKEYAKKIDKAIFPGLQGGPLMHVIAAKAVSFKEALEDDFKEYQKQIIKNASVLAESLKERDFRLVSGGTDNHLILIDLRNKGLTGKKAEALLDEVGVTTNKNTIPFDPESPFVTSGLRIGTPAVTTRGMKEEQMVEIAEIINLTLDESNSRDMIKERVKKLCDSFPLY; encoded by the coding sequence ATGGATTTTAGTAATTTAAGAAATTTTGATCCTGAAGTGATGCAAGCTATTGAACAGGAAATTGGCAGACAACGTAGCAAAATAGAACTAATAGCTTCAGAAAATTTTGTTTCTCCACAAGTTATGGAGGCTATGGGCAGCCAACTAACAAATAAGTATGCAGAAGGTTATCCTGGCAAAAGATATTATGGAGGGTGCGAGTTTGTAGATATCGTTGAGGATTTGGCAAGAGAAAGATTAAAGAAGCTATTTGGTGCTGAACATGCTAATGTACAGCCTCATTCTGGAGCAAATGCAAATTTAGGAGTTTATTTTGCAGTACTAGAACCTGGCGATAAAGTTTTAGGTATGAGTTTATCTCATGGTGGCCACTTAACTCATGGAAGTCCTGTTAATATATCAGGTACATATTTTAACTTTATTTCCTATGGAGTAAATAAAGATACAGAAATGATAGATTATGATGAAGTAATGGAAATTGCTAAAAGAGAAAGACCAAAACTAATTGTTGCAGGTGCTAGTGCATATCCAAGAGTAATAGATTTTAAAAAGTTTAGAGAAATAGCAGATGCAGTTGGAGCTTATCTAATGGTAGATATGGCTCATATTGCAGGTTTAGTAGCAGCTGGATTACATCCAAATCCAGTTCCTTATGCTGATTTTGTAACAACTACTACACATAAGACCTTAAGAGGTCCAAGAGGTGGGGTAATACTTTGCAAAAAAGAGTATGCAAAGAAAATTGATAAGGCTATATTCCCAGGACTACAAGGTGGTCCGTTAATGCATGTAATTGCAGCAAAAGCAGTGAGTTTCAAGGAAGCTCTTGAAGATGATTTCAAAGAATATCAAAAACAGATAATTAAAAATGCAAGTGTATTAGCTGAAAGTTTAAAAGAAAGAGATTTCAGATTAGTTTCTGGTGGTACAGATAATCACTTAATTTTAATAGATTTAAGAAACAAAGGGTTAACTGGTAAAAAAGCTGAAGCGTTGTTAGATGAAGTAGGAGTAACTACTAATAAGAATACTATACCTTTTGATCCAGAAAGTCCTTTTGTTACTAGTGGTTTAAGAATAGGTACACCTGCGGTTACTACAAGAGGAATGAAAGAGGAGCAAATGGTAGAAATTGCTGAAATAATCAATTTAACATTAGATGAATCAAATTCTAGAGACATGATTAAAGAAAGAGTTAAAAAGTTATGTGATAGTTTTCCATTATATTAG
- a CDS encoding tRNA threonylcarbamoyladenosine dehydratase, translating into MLHAFSRTEMLIGTEGLEKLKKSTVAVFGIGGVGTFVVEGLVRAGVGKFVLVDDDDICLTNINRQIHATRKTIGKPKVEVMRNRVLEINPDAEVITFKELYNAESAKMLLSDSYSYVVDAIDMVSSKLDLIERCKKRGIPIISSMGAGNKLNPTMLEVDDIYNTSVCPLAKVMRRELRRRGIKSLKVVYSKEKPIKPKLVGGNCKTDCICPNKDRTCAERRQIPGSISFVPSVAGLIIASEVVKDLIGYKE; encoded by the coding sequence ATGTTGCATGCATTTTCAAGAACAGAGATGTTAATAGGTACAGAAGGGTTAGAAAAACTTAAAAAAAGTACTGTTGCAGTTTTTGGTATTGGAGGAGTTGGTACCTTTGTAGTCGAAGGTTTAGTTAGAGCTGGTGTAGGTAAATTTGTATTGGTAGATGATGATGATATATGTTTGACTAATATAAATAGACAGATTCATGCTACAAGAAAAACTATAGGAAAACCTAAGGTAGAAGTAATGAGGAATAGGGTGTTAGAGATAAATCCTGATGCAGAAGTTATAACTTTCAAGGAATTATATAATGCTGAGAGTGCCAAAATGTTACTTTCAGACTCATATTCTTATGTTGTTGATGCTATAGATATGGTTTCTTCTAAATTAGATTTAATAGAGAGATGTAAAAAAAGAGGAATACCTATAATAAGTAGTATGGGAGCAGGGAATAAGCTAAATCCTACCATGCTAGAGGTTGATGATATATACAATACGTCTGTTTGCCCGTTGGCTAAGGTAATGAGAAGAGAATTGAGAAGAAGAGGTATAAAAAGTTTAAAGGTAGTATACTCGAAAGAAAAACCTATAAAACCAAAATTAGTTGGTGGCAACTGTAAGACAGATTGTATTTGTCCAAATAAAGATAGAACTTGTGCAGAAAGGAGACAAATACCAGGAAGTATTTCTTTTGTTCCATCAGTTGCAGGTTTGATTATTGCTTCTGAGGTTGTGAAAGATTTAATAGGATATAAAGAGTAA
- a CDS encoding permease, whose translation MDLFTILLWIITIVLFIVFLGKDKKKTISSVKMAKKLMKNMIGEIIAVLFLIGLILTFIPPHIIKDFMGSSKVVLSTIVSALIGSITLIPAFVAFPLVGSLVDRGASIIPIASFLTTLTMVGIVTFPLEKKNFGTKFAVIRNTLSFIFALFISFLMGVLI comes from the coding sequence ATGGATCTTTTTACTATACTTTTATGGATCATTACTATTGTACTTTTTATAGTTTTTTTAGGTAAAGATAAGAAAAAAACTATTAGTTCAGTAAAAATGGCTAAAAAGCTAATGAAAAATATGATAGGTGAAATCATAGCAGTTCTATTTCTAATTGGGTTAATTTTAACATTTATTCCCCCACATATTATAAAAGACTTTATGGGAAGTTCAAAAGTAGTATTATCTACTATTGTTTCTGCTTTAATAGGTAGTATAACATTAATTCCAGCTTTTGTTGCTTTTCCTCTAGTTGGCTCTTTAGTTGACAGAGGCGCAAGTATAATTCCTATAGCATCTTTTTTAACTACTTTAACAATGGTTGGAATCGTTACGTTTCCTTTAGAAAAGAAAAACTTTGGTACAAAATTTGCAGTAATAAGAAATACTTTAAGCTTTATATTTGCTCTATTTATTTCTTTCTTAATGGGGGTACTAATATGA
- the hemZ gene encoding coproporphyrinogen dehydrogenase HemZ, translated as MISVILKGHDFVYEVFELLRIFFVNDEIRFIDEKALVDDQSLLIESILYKNNHSYVVETNIKKGDKLLSSSVINEAEKIGVKDFSEKKKLKIAVKMSIYEAVTKVVEMKAPWGILTGVRPTKVVHELIDKGYNDESILEILLNNYKIFKEKAKLILNIAKLQRKYIYPVLKTNFSLYVSIPFCPTRCVYCSFPSNPLDKSKNYVSEYVEKLIYEIDKVGELTENMKINTVYIGGGTPTSISISYLEKIIDRIQNVFGTDNIAEFTVEAGRPDTISRDVLIKLKKLGIDRISINPQTMNENTLKLIGRKHSSKDILEAFSLAREIGFRNINMDLIVGLPNEGVEDIIKTMEFIEKLKPDNLTVHTMAIKRASKLNESLNDFKLSKQKEIEKMIDITRKFAYEMGMYPYYLYRQKQILGNMENVGYTVQDKECLYNILIMEEKQTILAVGAGGVSKIFFPDENRIERVPNVKNLNEYLKRVDEMIERKKKFIKLLT; from the coding sequence ATGATTAGTGTAATTTTAAAAGGGCATGATTTTGTTTATGAAGTGTTTGAATTACTAAGAATATTTTTTGTTAATGATGAAATAAGATTTATAGATGAAAAGGCTTTGGTTGATGACCAAAGCCTTTTGATAGAAAGTATATTATATAAAAATAATCATTCTTATGTTGTTGAGACTAATATCAAAAAAGGTGATAAACTTTTAAGCTCATCAGTTATTAATGAAGCAGAAAAAATTGGAGTAAAAGATTTTAGTGAAAAGAAGAAATTGAAAATTGCAGTTAAAATGTCGATTTATGAAGCAGTTACAAAAGTTGTTGAAATGAAAGCGCCTTGGGGAATATTAACAGGAGTAAGGCCTACAAAAGTAGTACATGAATTGATTGATAAAGGGTACAATGATGAATCTATTTTAGAAATACTATTAAATAATTATAAAATATTTAAAGAAAAAGCTAAATTAATTTTGAATATCGCTAAACTGCAGAGAAAGTATATATATCCTGTTTTAAAGACAAATTTTAGTTTGTATGTTAGTATTCCATTTTGTCCGACAAGGTGTGTATATTGTTCTTTTCCTTCTAATCCTTTAGATAAATCTAAAAATTATGTAAGCGAGTATGTTGAGAAGCTAATATATGAAATAGATAAAGTTGGAGAGTTAACAGAAAATATGAAGATAAATACCGTTTATATTGGTGGTGGTACGCCTACATCAATTTCTATTTCATATTTAGAAAAAATAATTGACAGAATCCAAAACGTATTTGGGACAGATAATATAGCAGAATTTACTGTTGAAGCAGGGCGTCCAGATACGATATCAAGAGATGTACTTATAAAACTAAAAAAACTAGGAATTGATAGAATAAGTATAAATCCACAGACTATGAATGAAAACACATTAAAACTGATTGGTAGAAAACATAGCTCTAAAGATATTTTAGAAGCTTTCAGTTTAGCTAGAGAAATAGGTTTTAGGAATATAAATATGGATTTAATTGTTGGCTTACCTAATGAAGGTGTTGAAGATATTATAAAGACAATGGAATTTATAGAAAAATTAAAACCTGATAATTTAACTGTTCATACTATGGCAATTAAAAGAGCTTCAAAACTGAATGAGAGTTTGAATGATTTTAAGCTATCAAAGCAAAAAGAAATTGAGAAAATGATTGATATTACGAGAAAATTTGCATATGAAATGGGTATGTATCCATACTATTTATATAGACAAAAGCAGATTTTGGGTAATATGGAGAACGTAGGCTATACAGTACAAGATAAAGAATGTTTATATAATATTTTAATTATGGAGGAAAAGCAAACAATTTTGGCCGTTGGAGCAGGAGGAGTATCGAAAATTTTCTTTCCAGACGAAAATAGGATTGAACGTGTTCCAAATGTAAAAAATCTTAATGAATATTTAAAACGTGTTGATGAAATGATTGAAAGAAAGAAAAAGTTCATTAAATTATTGACATAA
- a CDS encoding cupin domain-containing protein, with protein MIEKVFNYNDTNERLIEKIIDDDNVVLNHMILPKNTGLPEHYSNSNVYMIIVRGTMSISLNDSPPQEYSKGSILNIPFKTKMNVNNFNDEILEFFVVKAPNPKDMER; from the coding sequence ATGATAGAAAAAGTCTTTAACTATAATGATACTAATGAAAGGCTAATTGAAAAAATAATTGATGACGATAATGTTGTGTTAAATCACATGATACTTCCTAAAAACACAGGGTTACCTGAACATTATTCAAATTCTAATGTTTACATGATAATTGTGAGAGGTACAATGTCTATTAGTCTAAATGATAGTCCACCTCAAGAATATAGTAAAGGTAGTATATTAAATATCCCTTTTAAAACTAAAATGAATGTAAACAACTTTAATGATGAAATTCTTGAATTTTTTGTAGTAAAGGCACCAAATCCAAAAGATATGGAGAGATAA
- a CDS encoding permease, with translation MNNILVKIKKNKLLTLVSLTYLVLFLVNTDKAILSVKNSMYYVKEMLEIMPAIFVITALIEKNVPKNVILNNLGKNSGIKGIVLSFILGSFSAGPIYAAFPICKTLIKKGASISNIVIILSSWAVIKVPMLLNEAKFLGIKFMFLRWILTIISILCMSYLVSLLVEHANTPNTEKKIIELS, from the coding sequence ATGAATAACATTTTAGTAAAAATCAAAAAAAATAAACTATTAACTCTTGTCAGCTTAACCTATTTAGTACTATTTTTAGTAAATACAGATAAAGCTATCTTATCAGTAAAAAATAGTATGTACTATGTAAAAGAAATGTTAGAAATAATGCCTGCAATTTTTGTTATAACAGCTCTAATCGAAAAAAATGTTCCTAAAAATGTTATATTAAATAATCTAGGAAAAAATTCAGGAATTAAAGGTATTGTACTCTCATTTATTCTTGGGAGTTTTTCAGCAGGACCTATATATGCTGCATTTCCTATATGCAAAACTTTAATTAAAAAAGGAGCTAGTATTTCAAACATAGTAATAATACTAAGCTCATGGGCTGTTATCAAAGTTCCTATGTTGTTAAACGAAGCAAAGTTTTTAGGAATTAAATTTATGTTTTTAAGATGGATTCTAACTATAATTTCAATTTTATGTATGTCTTATTTAGTTTCATTACTTGTTGAACATGCTAACACTCCAAATACAGAGAAGAAAATAATTGAATTAAGCTAA
- a CDS encoding SoxR reducing system RseC family protein, whose amino-acid sequence MDQIGLVSRVDGDKAEVIVRRVSSCGDKCTSCKGGCSVPGIKMTIKNTLGAKPGDYVEIRMNTNIVLKSAFLVYVLPLVLMVLGISLSIYLFKNLGYSNYENLGFITGLLLLGFSFIILKLYDKKIKKNENYKFEMVKILK is encoded by the coding sequence GTGGATCAAATAGGTTTAGTAAGTAGGGTTGATGGGGATAAAGCTGAAGTTATAGTAAGAAGAGTTTCTTCTTGTGGTGATAAATGTACTAGTTGTAAAGGTGGATGTAGTGTACCTGGAATAAAGATGACCATTAAGAATACATTAGGGGCAAAACCAGGGGATTATGTAGAAATTAGAATGAATACGAATATAGTATTAAAGTCTGCATTTTTGGTGTATGTATTACCACTTGTTTTAATGGTGTTGGGAATAAGTTTAAGTATATATTTATTTAAAAATTTAGGGTATAGTAATTATGAGAACTTAGGTTTTATAACAGGATTATTACTTTTAGGTTTTTCGTTTATAATTTTAAAATTGTATGATAAAAAAATTAAGAAGAATGAAAATTATAAATTTGAGATGGTAAAAATTCTAAAGTAA
- a CDS encoding Crp/Fnr family transcriptional regulator — MKLLKYIPVLRKTKFFRNFSDKDIITLFNENNYKIKDYPKRTIIYLQNQKCKSFDMILKGIVTIKTIDENGKVLTVSEFKTGDTIGGNLLFADCNNYPMMVEAKTETTLLHMDKELVLRFCHTDMNFSNELLRSISNKILIIGTKLKSVTMKTIRQQIIEFLVNQYYIQNTLEIKLNMSKKEWAEKLGVQRPSLSRELSKMKKEGLIDYNRKIIYIKNLDIIKNYLND; from the coding sequence ATGAAATTGCTAAAGTACATTCCAGTATTAAGGAAGACAAAATTCTTTAGGAATTTTTCAGATAAAGATATTATTACTTTATTTAATGAAAATAATTACAAAATTAAAGATTATCCAAAAAGAACAATAATATATTTACAGAATCAAAAGTGTAAAAGTTTTGATATGATTCTTAAGGGAATTGTGACTATAAAAACGATAGATGAAAATGGAAAAGTATTGACTGTCTCAGAGTTTAAAACTGGAGATACTATAGGTGGAAATCTACTGTTTGCTGATTGTAATAACTACCCAATGATGGTTGAAGCAAAAACAGAAACAACATTATTACATATGGATAAAGAATTAGTATTAAGATTTTGTCATACGGATATGAATTTTTCAAATGAGTTATTAAGGTCAATATCTAATAAAATCTTAATAATTGGAACAAAATTAAAATCTGTAACTATGAAGACTATAAGGCAGCAAATAATAGAGTTTTTGGTTAATCAGTATTATATACAGAATACGCTTGAAATCAAATTGAATATGAGTAAGAAAGAATGGGCTGAAAAACTAGGAGTTCAAAGACCATCACTTTCTAGAGAGTTGTCTAAAATGAAAAAAGAAGGGTTGATAGATTATAATAGGAAAATAATATATATTAAGAACTTGGATATAATTAAGAATTATTTAAACGATTAA